Within the Gossypium raimondii isolate GPD5lz chromosome 12, ASM2569854v1, whole genome shotgun sequence genome, the region tgttgtaaaattattgcctttgtgtttaatttaattCGCTTATTCGTTTTCATATCATTGGCATTCACTTGCATGATATTGTATTCGTATATTATTGTCCCGTGTGCGctacatattttaattcatgtCATTGTATCGCGGATGTTTCAACGTTTTCGTTAGATATAATCCGTTTTGTTTTACtcacaaacaaaataaatgcaCATCTCTAAGTGTTGTACTCGCGACTATTCAAAAAAGattttctaaataaggcaatatttcgcgtttggaaattcgagaaaacatgccctaacgtgctgggtttcgatttctcgttcgaccaaatagccaaatatccttttaagattttctaaataaggcaatgttttgcgtttggaaattcgagaaaacgtgccctaacgtgctgggtttcgatttctcgttcgactaaatagccaaatatcctcttaaaactTCAAAGTATGGTTTCGTTAAACtataaggtgatcttggtttcgatGGTTTAAAGTATCGTGTCCTAacgtgctggatgtgatattcctTCGGAACAAGAGAATCTTATATTTCAATTCATGTTATCAGAGTTtcttttaaggatcgtatttttagaactcttcaaagttttcaattttcgacactaagacactaagtaatcaattaggtaccaattttgggcgtatcgagggtgctaatccttcctcgtgcgtaaccgactcccgaacccatttttctgaattttgtagaccaaaatcgttgttttaataaaaattaaatcgtttattaaaaacaaccattattcgaggtgacccgatcacacctcatcgaaaaaatattggtggcgactcccgttttcgttttcgttttcaaaatccaagtcgaccccgttttataaaaaaaatggtgtcaacacacattatttaaatgaaactagtaaaataacatgtaattatacttgaaaaaatttaaaatatacatccTAAAACAGAAATActatttattgtataaaaattacaGAGCTAACATATGTGATTATGGTGTCAATTCCCacaaagaaaaagtaaaaatacttacaattttttaatttaaaaattggtgAATTGAcctaaaaattagaaaatacacatcaatttttttgaaaataaatattttataaataaattaatctctcTCCACCCGTTAAAACCCCAAAATCCCtaatccttttaatttaattcaatattcatcatttttttcaaatttctctTATTCTCTTATACACGATCTAGAAATTTATAAGATAGGTGACTAACCTTTAAAGTTTAAAGTGGGACTCTAACTATTTTTCTAAGACTTATTgattaaaatcttgaaaattaaGATTGTGGCTTTTAATGAGATAGATTAGTAATTTCATACaagattcaaatttttattgattgaatGACTTTGggattcttatattttattatgtaataatTTTAGAGGTTGATTGACATAAATATTTAGAGAAATTAGGATTGATTGTCTTTATAAtcttaaaattcttaaatattgattagaaattattattactagTGATTATTGTAAATCTTGTGTTTGACATACACCATAAAgcatttaagtaattttaattttgtgaaagAAAATTACTGTAATTGTTATTGAAATGATAGAGACAATATAAGAAGAGTGTATTTGCAAGAAAGGCATCGTCAATCGCACAATCACAAATTTCCCAAAAAATTGtggattaatatatataattttataactattcagattttattttaaaaaaattcaccgCATAGTTAAACTTAAATCATGTACGagtgtaattaaaaataatatggtaTTTGATTCAAgtgtaattatttgtaattacctatatatttacctcaaaattttacctcatttgaaaattaaagaatataatCGAGTGCTTCAATTATACTCAATCAAATGGGATTCACTAATTACAAGGATTATACATATGTAATTATAAACAACACTTGAGAGGTTTCCAAACTTACtgcttattttttaacattgaatTAAAGTAAGAACTGTAAATTTATGATGCataattttagtataaatagcGACAAATATAACGCAACAAAGCACAACCAAATTGATTTGTTCAAAGTTTGCAATTCTCCCATTCAACCTCAATAATATCTGAATGCTTGTCCCTTGactcttctttctttccttttctttaaaaaagaaaataaaaaaggatttccatttttgacttgttttactctatatataatatgttaaaCGTTGTGAAGTATGGAATAGATGGGATGTTGTTGGTAACGATAGGTTGGAGTTTAGCATAGAATTCTGCTTAACTTGGACAACAAAATGGGAATATACCTCTGATTCTCTTGCtgttgttttagttattttagggCTTACTGTATCTGGTGTTTGCAGATCCTgcaattatcattttattttatttttaaatatattcatatttagCAAACATTGAATCTTGAAACGTGGATGGGCCTACAacaacatcaagatttcaaatcatatcataatcACATGTATGATTAAGTCAGCTATAGTTTTTGAGACATCGACTGTGACTCTCCTTTATTAACCGTTTCTGTTGTCTTTCTGAACTctcttttttatcatttgtgccttaaaaacattcatttttctttttttaattcaaaaagaaaaaaaggaaaaagaagaaaacattaCATGTGGTGTCTTTTACTAGTTTTGATGAGAAACCGAACGTAACTTTTCACTTCATAGACAagtttggattttgttgtcccCGTTACAACATGCATCCATTCCCATTATTAATCCATCCTTCCTATTCCTAAGGTTTCTACTTATCTGGTTTGATATATGAACATTGCTATCAGATGATGAAGTCTGAAGTCTGAAGCGAAAATGCTGTTAAATCAAAAACAAGTTCCAGGTTGTTGTTTTAGTATTATTTAGGAGAGGCAAATGAATCACATGGTTAGTTCCGTATGAAACCTGTTTTACCCTTGATGGCGGTGAactcttaaaattttctaaaatacaacTCAATTTCCCGACAATCTGAactacctaaaaaaaaaaaacgtgtTGCCGACCTTCAGGTTGTTGCAGTCTTAGGATGCATGAGTTAAAAGGCTTGAAGATGGACATGTCTGAAACAAGGCAGTGGGAAAACATCCCACATGGTTGAGTTGCAAAGACAGTGGCACAAGGGTTTGATTCCGAAGGTCAATTTTGGGCCACATAGCTCCCCTCTCCTTGGATTTTGCTTTGCTTTGGGTTCCTTCTAATTGGCTTGGGTCTGTATCATATTCATGTAATTTTTgtatcataatttatatttatataaacttttgataatgatttgtgtttataaaattttgaacatcGGTATATTTATCCAAAGTTACtaatatttttccattaaaGCAAGGGTACTATTATGTTAACTTTTGATAATGATTTGTGTTCATATGAACTAATGCCTGTGTCTAGTGACTGCCTAATTGCATGTCGATTATGATGAAGAAAAAAACCTTGAATTTTTGCTCAAGTATTCGAGACTTTGGAGACCGTAAGAATTTAAATGGATATGCAAATGCAGAACAAATAAATTAGGGCTAAAACAGGTAGTAATAATGTAATATGCAGTGATTGATTAATCTAAGactaaattatattagtaatcacctaattattagtaattttttggGTTAACCAATTATGagaagttataaaatggtcacccattattagtaaatttctttttgattaTCCAACtatatgaaaagttacaaaagtcactcaattaattattaaaattttggcatAATAGCAATTTTaatcctcaacatttatacattgtgtaatttgttttttttgcaattttacttttcttgACCCTTTCAcctaaaacactaaaaaaacaaatttatcaactgaatttgattgaaaatatacaaaaaaaaggcaacactaaaaattcaagataataattttaatttttttcattcttttaaaattaaccctcaatttcacaagaaaaataaaatgcaaaaacagaccaaattacacaatgtaAATGTTGatggttaattttttagaatcaagactaaatatACATagtttataaatgttgaggttaaAGTTACTATTATGTTAACTTTAAAAGTTGTCATCGTTAGCCATTTTGGTGATGAAAaggttaaaattgaataatttgatgACCATTTTGTAGCATTTTATAGTTGAGtgacaaaaagaaattaaaaaactattttataacttttcataatttaaaacagaaaaaatatatttataattgagtgattattaataaaatttacccttaaaccaaatagttacaaaattacaaaattaaaacagtATGCAAACCTGTAATCTTTGTCGTGTAGGGTAGCAAACTAGATTTTCGCAATTGAGATTGAGAGCTTGAAATCTGTTGTGAGATATGCATGAAGTTTTGGAGGTCACATGACACATGGCGATGTCAAggtgaaaaattaattacataaatttaaccaaaacttaaaaagatctgtttatgtatataatatagCCCCCCAATCAGTTCTGTAAAGCAGCAAATTTTTGTCCATACTGATTAATGAGGAAATTACGATTAATAGCATTGATTAAGGGATGTTACCGACGTTCTTTtactatataataataataatatgtggtcattattattgttatcgTTGAAAATCAAGTTTAAGTCGGTGTTAGTCGATGTTATGGGTATAGACTCacgattaattaaaaaaacaaatttttgaatAGGAGACTTGACCATGAGAAgctatataaacttttaaatctaGCTGAAGAAAGGTGGAACATGTGATTTATCACGTGTGGAGATATGGAAATGGAACACcctaattttaattatctaaaaGTACTgtctattttaataatattattatatgtttcctctcctttctcttttaaatatttaaacacaaCTAAACTTTTAAATCTAGGTGAGATAAGTAAGATCTCATGCCCTAAGCATAACCTAGGAATTTAACTATAATGGGAGAATCTGTGGTCTAACTTCTACGAACTACTTTAACCCACTCTTATTTAATAAAGTGAGGAAAGTGCTAtgctttttctttaaaatcatattaattaacTATATCACTAGttttaatcattaaatcaatcattatatactaaattaaataaacaattcaattGAATATTGATGGTGCAGTAAAAGAGGATTGCGGATTAACCATGATTGGGAATGTCATATGAGAAAGAATGGAACATGGGTTCTTGGCTATAATCGATTTTTGGGAACATGTTCTATTTTCGATACTGAATTATGGGGTATTCTGGATGGTTTGGCGATTACACCTGATAAAGGGTTTGTCAGAATGATTACCGTATCAAATAGTTTAGAGGTGGTACAAGCTATACAGGGTGATTTTACAAAGGTATCGGATTCCATTTTGGTTAgaagaattcaacttttattagttaaagttgTGCATTGGTCGATCCATCATGTATCTAGAAGACAATAAAGAAACAGATAGTCTAACTAAAATGACTATTGGTAATAAAATTGGCCTTTAGCTATTTGAAACGCCCCCAAGGGATTTGGGCATATCgctaagtaattttttattcactaaaaaaaaattcacaataagttaattaattaatacataattttcgTAAACTCAAAGATTCATAACTTCATCTTTTATCAACACATCGAATGCTTTATTAATAGATTAAATTGATGCCatgaatcaattaaatataaatttaaaataaattatatttcttttatatatttttatattaaatccataaaaccagacataaaatttataacttttaaaacttcaagTTTACGATTCAGTtattaaataattcttttaataaatataaggtttaaatcaaaatttttacccatattaaattataatttagatttaaatgCGAAGAGAAAATTAAAGTATGTagtatgtttaaaaaaatagaaaactattAATTAAGTAGTTTAAACTTATAGACTGACGTGAGTATAATTCAAAAGACAGGAAGTAATAAGAGAACGTGGGCTTGCGTGCTAAACTGACAGACGGGAGGGCCGCGTAGATGGGTGATTATTGACTACATTTGCCCTTAACCCACTTGCCTACTTACCCCAGTTCCCAGACACTCCGATAAGGACAGTATGGCGTATCTCTCTTCCTTTTTATTCTATTtcagtttatatatatatttatataattctgAGTCATAAATATCAATCCACCATAAGAACCCTATTTAATAAGAAGCATAGCCCACTGCTTTCTTCCATGCATTTGTCCCTTATAATTCTACTACCCAAGCATATCTCTTCTCTACCTTTCTTGCTCTTGTTTTTTACTTCGTTTCTTTCCTCCTCTCATCCCATTTTCCCCTTAAACTTTTCTTCTCTGACAAAACCACATcccatatatttataatatccTTAAACTTTCACTTTGTTGATTACTTTCCTGAGCCAAATATCAATACAATGTCAAGCAGAAGATCACGTTCCAGGCAATCAGGTGCTTCAAGGATCACTGATGATCAGATCATCGATCTTGTTTCCAAGTTGCAACAGCTTATCCCTGAGCTTCGTGGAAGACGCCCCGACAAGGTACTTTTACcgtgctctttttttttttaatctatacatttctccttttcttttctatggCCTTCCTTCACTTTTGTTGTGCTCTACtcaaacatatattaaatttgatgtttCTTTTGAACCTTAGAAGGAAATCCtaattaatcttaaaaaataTCATGTTGTTTCATTAATGTTCTCCCCCtctaatttgtaattttctctTCAGGTATCAGCTTCTAAGGTCTTACAGGAAACCTGCAACTATATCAGAAGCTTACACAGAGAAGTTGACGGCTTAAGCGATCGGTTATCTCAGCTATTAGCTTCCACAGACACCGATAGCGACCAAGCAGCCATTATCAGGAGTTTACTTATGTAATGATcagatttttggtttttttttcctaGATTAAGTATTACTCACTTTTTCCAGGTCTAGGGTTTGTTTATCATCGCTTGTATTGTAGTAATGCAGAACAAGGGTGGAATAGTGGCTACAGTGAACCATGTTTCGTAATCCTTGTCATCAAGAGACTTGTATACTGTTCGAGTTTATCCTcgtatatttataaaataaaaataaattatgagttgatttacAGCCGCGATAGTGAGGAAaattccttcttctttttttttctcagcaatttaaattttattaagaaaaaaaaagtgttgcATGGAGCAAACACCAGAACTAATTACAAAGCATTAGAACAGCACGAGGAAACACATCATAACCATCTATCACTGAAATGCCTACAAACTTACACCAAGACAAAAACACCTCAGAATTAAAACAACTTCAACAGCAAATTAGAAAACGAAATATGAGCACTTTAAGCCATTTTTTCTAAGATTATATTGGTTTATTAATGGCGACATTACGGTTCTAATGTCTATTAGATGAATATGGCAAAGTTTCAAATTATAGAGGAAAGCTAGCCATGGCTGGCTATAATATTATGATTTGTGCACACGTTAATAGTTCTGTTAATAACCTTTAGTTAAGATTAAGcgcagagagagagagagagagatttaGACTTAAAGAGTGGACCCAGAGAGGTCAAACCTCGGAAGCTGTGGACAATGGCGGACATGTGATTTACTCCATGTCAAATTATCTTTAGGGCCTAACCTTCGATCAGATGGGTTTCAACCTTTGAATTCGTTATACTCGTTTTAGCCTTTAGGTGTAGTTTAGAAGATATACTTCGCATATGAACCATgcttaaatgcttgaaaaaaaagtcatatttaaatatgaatttaatcactctattttatgaaattagTTGAAGTCAGAGCTGGAAGAAAATAATTTAGCAAAACTTATCAAATGTTTACATTTAAAATGTAGAGTTTAGGGTtagaaaatgctaaaataattttccatggataattattttctcgagaaataaaatagtaaaataatcattttcatggataaaattaattctttcaAACTAGAAAGATGAAAGGAGAGAATAAAAAAAGCATAtcttaattcaaatttatataaattttattttatttttcaactttacTAGGTAGtgaatggaaaaataaaatatatttttcttttaaattttccatcGAGCATACCtataaaagaattatattttttcatctttctattttttacctttcaatttttatatttctaatttttatgaatttttttattattttgaaataaatatagaaACCTTTAAGTTTGTGAATTAGGTTGGTTTTCTAATCCAATAATTTTGCTCTTTGAAATTCTTAGTACAAATTCAAATTATGCTCCAACTCCATCCATGGGACGGAGTATCTGCTGTTTTTCCCGCGTCTTTCATTGGTTCGCTAATTTTGTCTGTACACTCGACCCCAGCAATCGGGTGGGTGTGGGTTTTTCTCTTACGTCAGGAAAATCCTTTTAACCAACGGTGCTGATCCATTTCCCTCCCACCCTCCATCCACGCTCCCCTTTCTCGCTTTTCTCTTTGATGTCAACCTTTCTTGTCATGATCATTTATGAAAAACAAGAACATTGACCCTACACGTAAAGATCTTAGAACTCATCTGCATTATCCTTGATGCATATGTGACGTACGCGAACATGAGCAATAAATAAATGCGAGCGAAAGACCCGTCATTCCTCTTAATCGTTTCCCTTGTCTCTGCCCAAATATGACCTCGCACTAACGTAATTTTATTCGGATCCaatttgaaaaacaaacaagtaaaatagagaaaaagaaatttatttcgattttatgttctaaatttttaatgtgGAGGCTTGATTTAATTAGCTCTTTGAGGATAACCCGCGACTGAGTCAAAAAGGCTATGGCGGGAATGAGTGACTCATTGTCAATCAGGGTTCCGTACAGTAACTTAAAGAACGAATCGGAGGTTGAAATGATCGTCGATCCTCATTTTCAGATGGATCTGAATTCGTCTCCCAGCTTTCGTTCAATTTCTTCCTCGTCTCCTTCGTCGAGGACTCCCCACGGAAACTTTAACTTATCATCGCCAATCCACGTCAGGTCCAAGGATTCTAGCTTAATGACTCTAGTTCTTAGTTGTATGATCGCAGCTGGGGTTCAGTTTGGTTGGGCTTTGCAACTATCGCTCTTGACTCCTTACATTCAGGTCTTTTaagtgctttttttttttcatttttgtaaattaCGTTAGTTTATGTGaaatttaaagggaaaaaaaataggTTATTGATAATGAATgttgtgaaatttgaatttgatgcaatgtgttttgattagttttattatttgttgacATTGTTGTGTTccattatgtttttttttttctttttgtaaatttgaaGGGAAAACAATTCAGCACATTATACTTTTTGTAAGCATTCTTGAGCTGAATCAGTTAGAAAGTTGACACTGGAATAGCGGCATTACTTTCTTTGATGTTTactcataaatttatttaattctctGGGATTCAGAAAGCGTTTTGGGTGTAATTACAAGTTGGAAAAGAGAAATCATTGTGTTGAGagaagtgttttttttctttattctcttttttctaGAAATTCTTCTGATAATTTGTAGGAATactttatcatatttaaaaacatCATATAGGATGGCCAACAGTTGAAAACAAATATTGAAATGGGGGGTGGGGGGGGGGAATGTTTACTAGCAACTAGATAGCCAACAATTTCTGCATGATGATTATTGGCATATGTGTGAGAAAGAGAAGAATATGATGGTAATATTTCAAAGAACATCTTtggaaaataatatgattttcaGTTATACTTGTATAATAGCAtctcttcatttatttattgttagtTTCAGCCATGATTTCTTTTCAACTGCTTTGAGCTTCTCTTTAGCTTATGATACTTTCCTTTATGTTTGACATTGTGTGATTGGTTGATTCATGCAGACACTTGGAATAGGACAcactttttcttcatttatttggCTCTGCGGTCCAATAACTGGTCTTGTGGTAGGTGATGTGAACCATGTTACATATAATTCTTAGATATGCttctatttttatactattGCCATTTTCTTTATTGACAATTTAATATGGTAACTTGGTAAATCTTATAAAACAGCTTGTGCTTCTTTTTGAGCTAACTCATAAAAGGGTTAGCGAAGGGCTGACTTTCATGCCTCCTTGATCCTTATAGAAGGTGGAAAATGGGTCCCTAGAAGATTTATGAATAGGCTTGCATAATAGTAAGCTACTTTGtttttgcaaatttttattGTCCCTTCATACGCTGGGAATGTTGTAGTACTTTTATCCCACTGTAGACAGTTGATTGACTTCATGGTCTCTCTTTTGATGTGTGTCTTCGTGTAAATTTGATTtaggatatatatatttgttaatatCCTTTTGGCTATAAATGTGCTACTGCAGTGAtacatgtaaataaatacaGTTAAAAAGAATTCGGAGAACACTGCCTATCTTTACATCTCATTCATTGAGTTGGCTTACATTTGATGTTAGGTTCAACCTTGTGTTGGCATTTGGAGTGATAAATGCACTTCAAAATATGGAAGGAGACGACCTTTTATCCTAGCTGGATCACTCATGATCTCTGTGGCTGTAAGCATCAAAGAAGATTGTTCCatctattaaataatttgttctcatgttttttgtgttttatgtatGCTAAACTATGTTTTGTAATTTAGGTGATAACAATCGGGTTTTCTGCAGATGTTGGATACATATTAGGCGATACAAAGGAGGATTGCAGGTTTCCTTTCCTGCTTTTGATCCCTTCTATTAACTTATAGCCCCCCAGTCTCCACCCCCCAActcaaccaaaaaaaatattaatggaaTGATATATGCAATGCAGTACATTTAAGGGTACACGAACCAGGGCAGCTTTTGTCTTTGTTATTGGGTTTTGGATGTTGGATCTTGCAAACAATACAGTGCAGGTCAGCCTtccatgaaaattaaatttttgttccaGTTTACCTTGTATTCTGCATGAGCtaataatattacttttatttccTTAGGGACCAGCTCGTGCCCTTCTGGCTGATCTGTCAGGTGAACTCCTTTAAGAAGACTGGAAAAATTTCTGGTCTAGATATAGCAACATTGAGATGTTTAGGTTCAATGCCTTTCGTTTACAAGCTCCTATAATACCACAAAATTTGAATACTATGCATAACAAAATGTTGGATTGCTAGGTCCTGATCAACATAATTCTGCAAATGCTATATTTTGCTTATGGATGGCTGTTGGAAACATCTTGGGATTTTCCGCTGGTGCTAGTGGGAGTTGGCACAGGTGGAATTTGTTTTCATGTGTGTTATTGTGATGAAACGAACAAATATGGCATACCCAATTctttatttcatcatttattgcATTTAGGTATTGATCTAATTCTATAAATTATCTTGACACAGATGGTTTCCTTTTTTGAAAAGTAGAGCTTGCTGTGAAGCCTGTGCCAATCTTAAAGCAGCATTTCTTGTTGCTGTTGTAAGTAGCTTTATCCATTGAACTTTTCACACTTATAAAGCTTTCTAGAATGTTAAAACTGAAATTCTACTAAACGTTACTTCAATAcgtattatttgtttatatatggTCTAAATTATGTTATGTCACTTTAACATGCTTACTGATTCTTCAGATAATGATATTAATATGAGCATGGCATATTGTGATTGAAATTGTTGATCTcagttgtatttattattgttgtcctGCTGATTCCATGAGCTATGAAGATAATTTCCTTGTGGGGCCAAATATTCGCACAAGTTGACCTTGAAATAGTTATTCTTATTAGTGTCTAAGTTTAACCATGTAGACATGTGGTATAGCTTCTCTAAACTTTAAATGGTTTTTCAGTAGTTCCTGTTGGGATGccatttttttgcattttgtgGTCGCTCATGTTTTCTAACACTTTCTTTGATGCCGTCCATATTGCTCAAAAAAATTGTGTGGTATTGGTGCAggtctttctctttttttgtacTCTTGTGACTATATGTTTTGCGAAGGAGGTTCCACTTTCAGTGCCAGCAAACCAGCCAGCTCACGTATCGGATTCTGCTCCTTTGTTGGATGATTCCAATCAACATGGCTTTCAACAcccaaaatcaaaatctgaAGTGTCTGTTGTTGTCAATGCTAATAGGAACCATACTGAAAATGGATATGAACGAGTGTCAAAATCTGAGCATGCTGAGAGAAAAGATACAAATGTTCAAGATGAAGTTTTCAGTGATGGACCTGGTGCTGTTGTCAAGTTGTTGACCATTTTAAGGCATTTACCGTCTGGAATGCACTCAGTGCTTATTGTTATGGCTCTCAGTTGGGTAAGTCTCAATGTTTTGTTCTCTACACTTTTATTTTGAGATCGGCCTCGAGTCAATTGTCTGTTGATTGATCACAGACACTAGGATGGTTAACATTTTGATCTGATTTCTTGTACAGTTTCAGAACCTTTTCTCTTCCCCCATCGAGAAATAAGAAAAGTAGGAAAAGTAAggaatcatttattattattgtttttatgtgTATTTGGATCTTATTTGCAGCTTTCCTTGTTCCCGTTCTTTCTGTTTGATACGGATTGGATGGGAAGAGAAGTATATCATGGAGATCCAAAGGGGAATGCTTCTGAAATAAAATTGTATGATCAAGGTGTCAGAGAAGGTGCATTTGGTTTGCTATTAAATTCTGTAAGAACTCAAAGTTGATCATCAGTTAGTCTTTCTTAGATTGTCTCTCAATCTTCTGATTAATGTTATGGTGTTATTCGATGAGGGCTGTTGGTGattagttttgttttaatcatttcaatgtAGGTTGTTCTGGGTGTTAGTTCTCTCTTTATTGAACTGATGTGTAAACGGTTGGGGTCAAGACTTGTTTGGGCAATGagcaactatattgtgtttggCTGTATGGCTGTCACAGCTATAATTAGTTTGGTATCTGTCAGAGAATATTCTCAAGGGATCGAACATGTAATGGGAGGAAATGCTGCAATCAGGATTGCTGCCTTGGTTATATTCATTCTTCTAGGCTTTCCTTTAGCTGTATGTATCAAATGAGTTGCTGTAGATTTTATATCCttcagtttttcttttcaaaaataatgctTCTTTTGTATGTTTTGTTTATGCAGATTACCTTTTGTGTTCCATTTTCTGTTACAGCAGAGTTAACTGCTGAATCTGGTGGCGGCCAAGGTTTACATCTCAATAGTCTTCTCTGGCGTGTTCTCCTACTTTACATGGTTTCTGTAACGTAACAAGTTGTGTCTATGCAGGATTGGCAATTGGAGTTCTGAACCTTGCAATTGTTGTTCCACAGGTAtgaaattttatgcattttctatttaatttgagcttttatattttttcagaaGGTAAAAATATGCACAGGTCCCTGTACTCTTCGTAAATTGGGAATTTAGCCcctattttatttaaaggaaTTTAGTTCCTCTACTTTttggatttcaaaattcagattcaactgttaacattgttatattatattttgttaaattccgGTTCATTACAACGTCAATATTTCTAGTTACATTGCTACCGGGtgaatattttttctatatctcaaaatgtcacaccaacaaattaaaaaaaaaagtgttaacAATTAACCTgtattttgaaatctgaaaagtagaagACAAAATTCCGAAATTGTGAATA harbors:
- the LOC105762499 gene encoding transcription factor PRE6, yielding MSSRRSRSRQSGASRITDDQIIDLVSKLQQLIPELRGRRPDKVSASKVLQETCNYIRSLHREVDGLSDRLSQLLASTDTDSDQAAIIRSLLM
- the LOC105764522 gene encoding sucrose transport protein SUC3 isoform X1, with amino-acid sequence MAGMSDSLSIRVPYSNLKNESEVEMIVDPHFQMDLNSSPSFRSISSSSPSSRTPHGNFNLSSPIHVRSKDSSLMTLVLSCMIAAGVQFGWALQLSLLTPYIQTLGIGHTFSSFIWLCGPITGLVVQPCVGIWSDKCTSKYGRRRPFILAGSLMISVAVITIGFSADVGYILGDTKEDCSTFKGTRTRAAFVFVIGFWMLDLANNTVQGPARALLADLSGPDQHNSANAIFCLWMAVGNILGFSAGASGSWHRWFPFLKSRACCEACANLKAAFLVAVVFLFFCTLVTICFAKEVPLSVPANQPAHVSDSAPLLDDSNQHGFQHPKSKSEVSVVVNANRNHTENGYERVSKSEHAERKDTNVQDEVFSDGPGAVVKLLTILRHLPSGMHSVLIVMALSWLSLFPFFLFDTDWMGREVYHGDPKGNASEIKLYDQGVREGAFGLLLNSVVLGVSSLFIELMCKRLGSRLVWAMSNYIVFGCMAVTAIISLVSVREYSQGIEHVMGGNAAIRIAALVIFILLGFPLAITFCVPFSVTAELTAESGGGQGLAIGVLNLAIVVPQIFVSLGAGPWDALFGGGNVPAFILGSLCALAAGVIATFRLPDLSSSFKSSGFHFG
- the LOC105764522 gene encoding sucrose transport protein SUC3 isoform X2 gives rise to the protein MHFKIWKETTFYPSWITHDLCGYVGYILGDTKEDCSTFKGTRTRAAFVFVIGFWMLDLANNTVQGPARALLADLSGPDQHNSANAIFCLWMAVGNILGFSAGASGSWHRWFPFLKSRACCEACANLKAAFLVAVVFLFFCTLVTICFAKEVPLSVPANQPAHVSDSAPLLDDSNQHGFQHPKSKSEVSVVVNANRNHTENGYERVSKSEHAERKDTNVQDEVFSDGPGAVVKLLTILRHLPSGMHSVLIVMALSWLSLFPFFLFDTDWMGREVYHGDPKGNASEIKLYDQGVREGAFGLLLNSVVLGVSSLFIELMCKRLGSRLVWAMSNYIVFGCMAVTAIISLVSVREYSQGIEHVMGGNAAIRIAALVIFILLGFPLAITFCVPFSVTAELTAESGGGQGLAIGVLNLAIVVPQIFVSLGAGPWDALFGGGNVPAFILGSLCALAAGVIATFRLPDLSSSFKSSGFHFG